The Halobacterium sp. CBA1132 genome has a segment encoding these proteins:
- a CDS encoding aminotransferase class IV, with translation MHYHVDGELVAAEDATVSVRDRGFQYGDAAFETLRAYGGQVFAWAAHAKRLQATCDALGIDHGLSDRDLRGRIHATLAANDLTDAYVRLTVSRGVQPGKLAPADDTDPTVVVVAEELPRGGVDGERVWNEPATVATAAVERVADDALPAVAKTHNYLNGILARIDAGDADEAILLDADGRVTEGATSNVFFVDDGTLYTPSLDLPVLPGVTRWAVVELAAELGIPVEEGHYTPRDLRAADELFLTNTTWEVRPVATYDDTTYTTCKVGARLARAFAEEIEQRHY, from the coding sequence GTGCACTACCACGTAGACGGCGAACTCGTGGCCGCCGAGGACGCCACCGTGAGCGTCCGCGACCGCGGGTTCCAGTACGGCGACGCCGCCTTCGAGACGCTGCGCGCGTACGGCGGGCAGGTGTTCGCGTGGGCCGCCCACGCCAAGCGCCTCCAAGCGACGTGTGACGCGCTCGGCATCGACCACGGGCTCTCGGACCGCGACCTCCGCGGGCGCATCCACGCGACGCTCGCGGCCAACGACCTCACGGACGCCTACGTCCGACTCACCGTCTCCCGGGGCGTCCAGCCCGGGAAGCTCGCGCCCGCCGACGACACCGACCCGACGGTCGTCGTCGTCGCCGAGGAACTCCCGCGCGGCGGCGTCGACGGCGAGCGCGTCTGGAACGAGCCCGCGACTGTCGCGACCGCCGCGGTCGAACGCGTCGCCGACGACGCGCTCCCCGCGGTCGCGAAGACGCACAACTACCTCAACGGCATCCTCGCGCGCATCGACGCCGGCGACGCCGACGAAGCCATCCTCCTCGACGCCGACGGGCGCGTCACCGAGGGCGCGACGAGTAACGTCTTCTTCGTCGACGACGGCACCCTGTACACGCCGAGTCTGGACCTCCCGGTTCTCCCCGGCGTCACGCGCTGGGCGGTCGTCGAACTCGCGGCCGAACTCGGCATCCCCGTCGAGGAAGGCCACTACACGCCCCGCGATTTACGCGCCGCCGACGAACTGTTCCTCACGAACACCACGTGGGAGGTCCGCCCCGTCGCAACTTACGACGACACCACCTACACCACGTGTAAGGTCGGCGCCCGCCTCGCTCGCGCGTTCGCCGAGGAAATCGAGCAGCGTCACTACTAA
- a CDS encoding Rieske 2Fe-2S domain-containing protein encodes MGDERIAAVEEVPAEGTLLYTLADDGDEREAILLKLSDGTVTSFLNYCMHWTDVKLDTGNGAPVRNGDVVCRKHAATFEKDSGVCTHGPCEGAQLDPVAVETRDGEVFLADGDYEFVRAGVDEGDPADLSTSPGARLGF; translated from the coding sequence ATGGGAGACGAGCGCATCGCTGCGGTCGAGGAGGTGCCGGCCGAGGGAACGCTGCTGTACACGCTCGCCGACGACGGCGACGAGCGCGAGGCCATCCTGCTGAAACTCTCGGACGGCACTGTCACGTCGTTTCTGAACTACTGCATGCACTGGACGGACGTGAAACTCGACACCGGGAACGGCGCGCCCGTGCGGAACGGCGACGTGGTCTGCCGCAAGCACGCCGCGACCTTCGAGAAGGATTCGGGCGTCTGCACGCACGGCCCCTGCGAGGGCGCGCAACTCGACCCGGTCGCGGTCGAAACCCGCGACGGCGAGGTCTTCCTCGCGGACGGCGATTACGAGTTCGTGCGGGCGGGCGTCGACGAGGGCGACCCCGCCGACCTCTCGACGTCGCCGGGCGCGCGCCTCGGTTTCTAG
- a CDS encoding transcriptional regulator gives MDDQTTRERVLDTLRERPDTPSGLAEEFSVSRGTVLTHVRHLSKTLEGTDEELLVKPPECRDCGFNDFDDPVNVPSRCPECKHESIEEPAFVVEES, from the coding sequence ATGGACGACCAGACCACGCGCGAGCGCGTCCTCGACACGCTCCGCGAGCGCCCCGACACGCCCAGCGGCCTCGCCGAGGAGTTCAGCGTCTCGCGCGGCACGGTGCTGACCCACGTCCGCCACCTCTCGAAGACGCTGGAAGGGACCGACGAGGAACTGCTCGTGAAGCCGCCGGAGTGCCGGGACTGCGGGTTCAACGACTTCGACGACCCCGTGAACGTGCCGTCGCGGTGCCCCGAGTGCAAGCACGAGAGCATCGAGGAGCCCGCGTTCGTCGTCGAGGAAAGCTAG
- a CDS encoding sugar phosphate nucleotidyltransferase → MKAVVLAGGYATRLWPITKHRPKMFLPVGDSTVIDEIFADLEADDRIDEVFVSTNERFAEDFREYLADSDFEKPTLTVEDTSEEDEKFGVVGALAQLVDRENVDDDLVVVAGDNLISFDIAEFVDFFEAKGTPALAAYDVGSLERAKSYGLVDLDGDEVVDFQEKPEHPKSTLVSIACYAFPRETLPDLDTYLEEGENPDEPGWFLQWLQARQAVHAFTFEGAWFDIGTPESYLDAVRWKLDGENLVSDDATVENTTVGENVHVMPGAELRNSSVDNSVIFPDATLHDCDVRDSIIDEQTRLEDIDFAGALIGAHTTISNGE, encoded by the coding sequence ATGAAAGCCGTCGTCCTCGCCGGCGGGTACGCGACCCGGTTGTGGCCAATCACGAAACATCGGCCGAAGATGTTCCTCCCGGTCGGCGACTCGACAGTCATCGACGAGATCTTCGCGGACCTCGAAGCCGACGACCGCATCGACGAAGTGTTCGTCTCCACGAACGAGCGCTTCGCGGAGGACTTCCGCGAGTACCTCGCGGACAGCGACTTCGAGAAGCCGACGCTCACCGTCGAGGACACGTCCGAGGAGGACGAGAAGTTCGGTGTCGTCGGCGCGCTCGCCCAGCTCGTCGACCGCGAGAACGTCGACGACGACCTCGTCGTGGTCGCCGGCGACAACCTCATCAGCTTCGACATCGCGGAGTTCGTGGACTTCTTCGAGGCGAAGGGAACGCCCGCGCTGGCGGCCTACGACGTCGGTAGCCTCGAACGCGCGAAGTCCTACGGGCTCGTCGACCTCGACGGCGACGAGGTCGTGGACTTCCAGGAGAAACCCGAACACCCCAAGAGCACGCTCGTCTCCATCGCCTGCTACGCGTTCCCCCGGGAGACGCTGCCGGACCTCGACACGTACCTCGAAGAGGGCGAGAACCCCGACGAGCCCGGCTGGTTCCTGCAGTGGCTGCAGGCGCGTCAGGCCGTCCACGCGTTCACGTTCGAGGGCGCGTGGTTCGACATCGGCACGCCCGAATCCTACCTCGACGCGGTGCGCTGGAAGCTCGACGGCGAGAACCTCGTCAGCGACGACGCAACCGTCGAGAACACCACCGTCGGCGAGAACGTCCACGTGATGCCCGGCGCCGAACTCCGCAACTCCAGCGTCGACAACTCCGTCATCTTCCCGGACGCGACCCTGCACGACTGCGACGTCCGCGACTCCATCATCGACGAGCAGACGCGCCTCGAAGACATCGACTTCGCGGGCGCGCTCATCGGCGCGCACACCACGATATCCAACGGCGAGTGA